In a genomic window of Telopea speciosissima isolate NSW1024214 ecotype Mountain lineage chromosome 5, Tspe_v1, whole genome shotgun sequence:
- the LOC122662281 gene encoding probable xyloglucan endotransglucosylase/hydrolase protein 23: protein MAASFSSSFTVSLVLVSVLLGISLMAVSASNFYQDFAITWGDGRAKMLNNGDLLTLSLDKASGSGFQSNNEYLFGKIDMQLKLVPGNSAGTVTAYYLSSKGASWDEIDFEFLGNLSGDPYILHTNVFSQGKGNREQQFYLWFDPTADFHTYSILWNPQRIIFSVDGTPIREFKNLESKGIPFPKNQPMRIYSSLWNADDWATRGGLIKTDWTQAPFTASYRNFNANACVWSSGSSSCNSNSPSSASGNNNNSWFSQELDSTNQQRLEWVQKNYMIYNYCTDTKRFSQGLPLECTTTS from the exons ATGGCTGCTTCTTTTTCATCTTCCTTCACTGTTTCACTAGTGTTGGTGTCTGTCCTACTGGGCATCTCTTTAATGGCTGTCTCTGCAAGTAATTTCTACCAAGATTTCGCCATCACTTGGGGCGATGGCCGTGCCAAGATGCTCAACAATGGGGACcttctcactctctcccttGACAAGGCTTCCGGCTCTGGTTTCCAATCCAATAACGAATATCTGTTTGGGAAAATTGATATGCAGCTCAAGCTCGTTCCTGGCAACTCGGCTGGCACTGTCACCGCCTATTAT TTATCTTCAAAGGGGGCATCGTGGGATGAAATCGACTTCGAATTCTTGGGGAACCTCAGTGGAGATCCTTACATTCTTCACACTAACGTGTTCAGTCAAGGCAAAGGCAACAGAGAGCAGCAGTTCTATCTCTGGTTCGACCCAACCGCCGACTTCCACACCTACTCCATCCTCTGGAATCCCCAACGAATCAT ATTCTCTGTGGATGGAACTCCCATAAGAGAGTTCAAGAACTTAGAGTCAAAGGGCATTCCCTTCCCAAAGAACCAACCCATGAGGATCTATTCCAGTCTCTGGAATGCGGATGACTGGGCTACCAGGGGTGGGCTCATCAAAACCGACTGGACACAAGCTCCCTTCACTGCTTCCTACCGCAACTTCAATGCCAATGCTTGTGTTTGGTCTTCTGGGTCGTCTTCTTGCAACTCTAATTCTCCCTCCTCTGCATctggcaacaacaacaatagcTGGTTCTCGCAAGAGCTGGATTCGACAAACCAACAGAGATTGGAATGGGTTCAGAAAAACTACATGATCTACAACTACTGCACCGACACGAAACGCTTTTCTCAGGGTCTTCCTCTAGAATGTACCACCACCAGTTAA